Proteins from one Microbacterium proteolyticum genomic window:
- a CDS encoding cupin domain-containing protein yields the protein MTLVIRPADLDAAELEAKPLAPPNAEPLSGEIIVRGKVQFVNDDRTIISGVWESDPGTSRWEFLTRGEIVHILAGRMTVQRDGEEAVELTAGSAAYFPIGWTGVWTVIEPVRKLYVVYKPAA from the coding sequence ATGACACTTGTGATTCGCCCCGCCGACCTGGATGCCGCCGAGCTGGAGGCCAAACCCCTCGCCCCGCCGAACGCCGAGCCGCTGTCGGGCGAGATCATCGTCCGCGGCAAGGTGCAGTTCGTGAACGACGACCGCACCATCATCTCCGGCGTCTGGGAGAGCGACCCCGGCACCTCGCGGTGGGAGTTCCTCACCCGCGGCGAGATCGTGCACATCCTCGCGGGGCGCATGACCGTGCAGCGGGACGGCGAGGAGGCGGTGGAGCTCACCGCCGGCAGCGCCGCGTACTTCCCGATCGGGTGGACGGGCGTGTGGACCGTCATCGAACCGGTCCGCAAGCTCTACGTGGTCTACAAGCCCGCCGCCTGA
- a CDS encoding sodium:solute symporter family protein, which produces MIIFGVALSVVLILVVGIVVARKVDGDSANYLVAGRRLGVPLVAVSLTAAAVDANATVGNTDLTSQFGFWSGASLAIGLAVCLLLTGLFLAKRMNSMKLFTLGDFFRLRYGRPVELLASVLMIVSFTFLLAGNLVACGFLLERFANIPYAWGVVLAVVLVLAYTVAGGLFSDAYTAAIQTTITVVAAIALLAWVALSYGIVIPEGMGPLDLQQLTDPAAGAPINWATLISLAIGDIVAIDFMQRIFGAKSPTVAQRSCFIAAGLTAAIGSVFAIVALSVSSTLGLSVENGPVLYQLLGDYAPPIIAILVLSGIVAASFSTASGAMLATSAIAVRNIFTARRHTGSGPDPLLRWTRIAMIPFVIAGAFLAIRVSQTGILLTLAFDLMLACLAAPFVIGVFWKRPGQVAALGAMAVGFVVRMTLLALTPTLYGVPNDIFYIPNDLIGPEFDGWATLVSALVGFGTYVVLAFVVPRREPELDREMAVLADLAAEREASEREGVEVAA; this is translated from the coding sequence ATGATCATCTTCGGAGTCGCGCTCAGCGTCGTCCTCATCCTCGTCGTCGGCATCGTCGTCGCACGCAAGGTCGACGGCGACAGTGCGAACTACCTCGTCGCCGGGCGCCGCCTCGGCGTGCCGCTCGTCGCCGTGAGCCTCACCGCCGCCGCCGTCGACGCCAACGCGACGGTCGGGAACACCGACCTCACGTCGCAGTTCGGCTTCTGGTCGGGGGCCTCGCTCGCCATCGGCCTCGCCGTCTGCCTCCTCCTGACGGGGCTCTTCCTCGCCAAGCGCATGAACTCCATGAAGCTCTTCACGCTGGGCGACTTCTTCCGCCTGCGGTACGGACGCCCCGTGGAGCTGCTGGCATCCGTGCTCATGATCGTGTCGTTCACGTTCCTGCTCGCGGGCAACCTCGTCGCGTGCGGCTTCCTCCTCGAGCGCTTCGCCAACATCCCCTACGCGTGGGGCGTGGTGCTCGCCGTGGTCCTCGTGCTCGCGTACACGGTCGCCGGCGGCCTGTTCTCGGATGCCTACACCGCGGCGATCCAGACCACGATCACCGTCGTGGCGGCCATCGCCCTGCTCGCCTGGGTCGCCCTCTCGTACGGGATCGTCATCCCCGAGGGCATGGGACCGCTCGACCTCCAGCAGCTCACCGACCCCGCCGCCGGAGCCCCGATCAACTGGGCGACGCTCATCTCGCTCGCCATCGGCGACATCGTCGCGATCGACTTCATGCAGCGCATCTTCGGCGCGAAGAGCCCGACGGTCGCGCAGCGCTCGTGCTTCATCGCCGCCGGCCTCACCGCGGCCATCGGCTCGGTCTTCGCCATCGTGGCCCTGAGCGTCTCGTCGACCCTCGGGCTGTCGGTCGAGAACGGCCCGGTGCTGTACCAGCTCCTCGGCGACTACGCCCCGCCGATCATCGCGATCCTCGTCCTCTCGGGCATCGTCGCCGCGTCGTTCTCGACGGCGTCCGGCGCGATGCTGGCGACCTCGGCGATCGCCGTCCGCAACATCTTCACGGCCCGCCGCCACACCGGCAGCGGCCCCGACCCGCTTCTGCGCTGGACGCGGATCGCCATGATCCCGTTCGTGATCGCGGGCGCCTTCCTCGCCATCCGCGTCAGCCAGACCGGCATCCTGCTCACCCTCGCCTTCGACCTGATGCTCGCGTGCCTCGCGGCGCCGTTCGTCATCGGCGTGTTCTGGAAGCGCCCGGGTCAGGTAGCGGCGCTCGGCGCGATGGCCGTCGGATTCGTGGTGCGGATGACGCTGCTCGCCCTCACCCCGACGCTCTATGGCGTGCCGAACGACATCTTCTACATCCCGAACGACCTGATCGGCCCGGAGTTCGACGGATGGGCGACGCTCGTGTCGGCGCTCGTCGGATTCGGGACCTACGTGGTGCTGGCCTTCGTGGTACCGCGCCGGGAGCCCGAACTCGACCGCGAGATGGCCGTGCTGGCCGACCTCGCGGCCGAGCGGGAGGCGTCGGAGCGCGAGGGCGTCGAGGTCGCCGCGTGA
- a CDS encoding ABC transporter permease — MTTTVARSLGAWRIPVIFVALLASLLLIVPFLILVSTSWTQGGFILFPPDGFSLQWYAKVLGDRRWMNAFTFSLWESAAATLLATVLGAVGAIGLTRVRSRAAQRWIRTLFIVPIALPPIAYAVGLYGAGSELSFLRGSVLTLVLGHALLALPYVFVIVSGGVARIDPALRPAAWTLGARWPLVLWKIELPALLPYILSGALFAFVVVFDEVVLAVFLLPPGVQTLPLKMLNAASEAFSPELTAASTLVSVLAIVVLAVVPLVIGRASRRSGARRERARTAAVRPEGVIE; from the coding sequence ATGACGACCACCGTTGCCCGGAGCCTGGGCGCCTGGCGGATCCCCGTCATCTTCGTCGCGCTGCTGGCGAGCCTGCTCCTGATCGTGCCGTTCCTCATCCTGGTGTCCACCTCGTGGACGCAGGGCGGCTTCATCCTCTTCCCGCCGGACGGGTTCTCCCTGCAGTGGTACGCGAAGGTCCTCGGCGACCGGCGCTGGATGAACGCCTTCACCTTCTCGCTGTGGGAGAGCGCCGCCGCCACGCTCCTGGCCACCGTGCTGGGAGCGGTGGGCGCCATCGGCCTCACGCGGGTCCGGAGCCGCGCCGCCCAGCGGTGGATCCGGACCCTGTTCATCGTCCCGATCGCGCTCCCGCCGATCGCCTACGCCGTGGGACTCTACGGCGCCGGGTCCGAGCTGTCGTTCCTCCGCGGCTCGGTGCTGACCCTGGTCCTCGGCCACGCGCTCCTCGCGCTGCCGTACGTGTTCGTCATCGTCTCGGGTGGCGTCGCGCGCATCGACCCGGCGCTGCGGCCGGCCGCGTGGACCCTCGGTGCCCGCTGGCCGCTCGTGCTGTGGAAGATCGAGCTCCCGGCCCTGCTGCCCTACATCCTCTCGGGCGCGCTGTTCGCGTTCGTCGTCGTGTTCGACGAGGTCGTGCTGGCGGTCTTCCTGCTGCCGCCGGGCGTCCAAACCCTCCCGCTGAAGATGCTGAACGCGGCATCCGAGGCGTTCTCCCCGGAGCTGACGGCGGCCTCGACGCTCGTCTCCGTTCTCGCGATCGTGGTCCTCGCGGTCGTCCCCCTCGTCATCGGCCGCGCATCGCGCCGGTCCGGAGCACGCCGCGAGCGCGCCCGCACCGCGGCGGTCCGCCCGGAAGGAGTCATCGAATGA
- a CDS encoding amidohydrolase family protein has protein sequence MIIDAYNTTQDVRGRSDYLTGARPGEEPPAHVPFDPQRILSRMDAAGVDMAMVCSLAQRIENDFIIGLQDAHPDRFIGFGQVMPQADDAVEEIQRLADAGIRGLKLHPSMHGYHVADHGLLDPVFRACAANGMAVIINALDDAFCAPFSIEEIAKDHPDVPTIIAHMGAVWNVPEAIIVAERRENVYLETSATLMADVKRAYARLGPEKILMGSEWPGSDFDLERMKIAKAIPDAADRALVEGGNYARIMRIAVPV, from the coding sequence ATGATCATCGACGCCTACAACACCACCCAAGACGTCCGGGGCCGCTCCGACTACTTGACCGGCGCACGCCCCGGTGAGGAGCCGCCCGCCCACGTCCCGTTCGATCCGCAGCGCATCCTCTCGCGCATGGATGCCGCCGGCGTCGACATGGCGATGGTGTGCTCGCTCGCGCAGCGCATCGAGAACGACTTCATCATCGGGCTGCAGGACGCCCACCCCGACCGGTTCATCGGGTTCGGGCAGGTCATGCCGCAGGCCGACGACGCGGTCGAGGAGATCCAGCGACTCGCGGATGCCGGCATCCGGGGTCTGAAGCTCCACCCGAGCATGCACGGCTACCACGTCGCCGACCACGGTCTGCTCGACCCGGTGTTCCGCGCGTGCGCCGCGAACGGCATGGCCGTCATCATCAACGCGCTCGATGACGCCTTCTGCGCGCCGTTCTCGATCGAGGAGATCGCCAAGGACCACCCCGACGTGCCGACGATCATCGCCCACATGGGTGCCGTCTGGAACGTGCCCGAGGCGATCATCGTGGCCGAGCGCCGCGAGAACGTGTACCTCGAGACCTCCGCGACCCTCATGGCCGACGTGAAGCGCGCGTACGCGCGGCTCGGGCCCGAGAAGATCCTCATGGGTTCGGAGTGGCCGGGGTCGGACTTCGACCTCGAGCGCATGAAGATCGCGAAGGCGATCCCGGATGCCGCCGACCGCGCCCTCGTCGAGGGTGGCAACTACGCCCGCATCATGCGCATCGCGGTGCCGGTGTGA
- a CDS encoding MFS transporter: protein MNGARDITRTVPFWLIFAASTLGGITNSASTPLIPVYVTDVLGGGTELAGALISLAAVASMLSMPIAGVLGDRFGYRLVAVIGSAVATAAMVLLVSVPTVWGAGLSRILFGLGGSAAVTLLMAWLVTMAAPGQRGKALSIYGLSVWIGLALGPPLGTAVEAIADPRTVFLMCAGLELLTGLLILALPRVPRALPRAGATPRPRGLRALWRAFLAVWTPGVVAAAAWCGEGLMLGFLIVHLSAAGIPATGITGAASVFAVFAVSVIVARLFLASLPDRIGPLRATAISLVALTAGLTTLALAGDFWMASVGAALIGVGFSPLYPSLTMLATRGLHPENRALGVGLFSSFTSIGYGGGAIIGGAVIATAPSMWAFLLVAGLQLVALAVLVIFTRDDSPRTRTDAIEPRDPAA, encoded by the coding sequence ATGAACGGCGCGCGGGACATCACCCGCACCGTGCCGTTCTGGCTGATCTTCGCCGCGTCGACGCTCGGAGGCATCACCAACTCCGCCAGTACGCCCCTCATCCCCGTCTACGTCACCGACGTCCTCGGGGGCGGGACCGAGCTCGCCGGCGCTCTCATCTCGCTGGCTGCCGTGGCCTCGATGCTGTCGATGCCGATCGCGGGGGTGCTCGGCGACCGCTTCGGCTACCGTCTCGTCGCCGTGATCGGAAGCGCCGTGGCGACCGCCGCGATGGTGCTGCTCGTGAGCGTTCCGACCGTGTGGGGCGCGGGTCTCAGCCGCATCCTGTTCGGTCTCGGCGGCTCGGCCGCGGTGACGCTCCTCATGGCGTGGCTCGTGACCATGGCCGCGCCGGGGCAGCGCGGGAAGGCGCTGAGCATCTACGGCCTGAGCGTCTGGATCGGGCTGGCGCTGGGCCCGCCGCTCGGCACCGCGGTCGAGGCGATCGCCGATCCGCGCACCGTGTTCCTGATGTGCGCCGGGCTGGAACTGCTCACCGGGCTGCTCATCCTCGCGCTCCCCCGCGTCCCCCGCGCGCTGCCGCGCGCCGGAGCGACACCGCGCCCCCGGGGCCTGCGGGCCCTGTGGCGCGCCTTCCTCGCGGTCTGGACGCCCGGGGTCGTCGCCGCGGCCGCCTGGTGCGGCGAGGGCCTCATGCTCGGGTTCCTCATCGTGCACCTCTCGGCCGCCGGCATCCCCGCGACGGGCATCACCGGCGCGGCATCCGTGTTCGCCGTCTTCGCGGTGTCGGTCATCGTCGCGCGCCTGTTCCTCGCGAGCCTCCCCGACCGGATCGGTCCGCTCCGGGCGACGGCGATCTCGCTCGTCGCCCTCACGGCGGGCCTCACGACGCTGGCCCTGGCCGGCGACTTCTGGATGGCATCGGTGGGCGCCGCGCTCATCGGCGTCGGTTTCTCGCCGCTCTACCCGTCGCTGACGATGCTCGCCACGCGCGGACTCCACCCCGAGAACCGCGCCCTCGGCGTCGGCCTCTTCTCGAGTTTCACGAGCATCGGATACGGCGGCGGCGCCATCATCGGCGGCGCCGTGATCGCCACGGCCCCCTCGATGTGGGCGTTCCTCCTCGTCGCGGGGCTGCAGCTGGTGGCGCTCGCGGTGCTGGTGATCTTCACGCGCGACGACTCGCCGCGGACGCGGACGGATGCCATCGAGCCCCGGGATCCTGCCGCCTGA
- a CDS encoding ABC transporter ATP-binding protein translates to MTVALSVTDVEVTLGANHVLKGVSLDVQPGEFVTLLGASGSGKSTLLNVIAGLQAVDAGHVAFDGKNVERLAPQKRNVGVVFQSYALFPHLNIGDNVAFPLLAARRPVKERRAVADEMLSLVQLPGMADRSPASLSGGQRQRVALARALAANPGILLLDEPMAALDKQLREQMQVEITRIQRKVGITTVSVTHDQTEALTMSDRVAIMHEGRLVQVATPEDLYRRPVNAYVASFLGEANLLPVSDGALVDDTAGLIVDATAVLRPEDMSVVAPDETTPVWSVEGTVRLVSFQGSRYRLELVTPYGRKVVASLSPSTDLSALAVGERVRLACRTPERVHLIEAVATAAIPVPV, encoded by the coding sequence ATGACCGTCGCACTCTCCGTCACCGACGTCGAGGTCACCCTCGGCGCCAACCACGTCCTCAAGGGCGTCTCGCTCGACGTCCAGCCGGGGGAGTTCGTCACGCTCCTCGGCGCGAGCGGCAGCGGCAAGTCGACGCTGCTGAACGTCATCGCCGGGCTCCAGGCGGTGGATGCCGGTCACGTCGCCTTCGACGGGAAGAACGTCGAACGTCTCGCCCCCCAGAAGCGCAACGTCGGCGTCGTGTTCCAGTCGTACGCCCTGTTCCCGCATCTGAACATCGGCGACAACGTCGCCTTCCCGCTGCTCGCGGCCCGGCGCCCGGTCAAGGAGCGTCGCGCGGTCGCCGACGAGATGCTGTCGCTCGTGCAGCTCCCCGGCATGGCCGATCGCTCGCCGGCGTCGCTCTCGGGCGGACAGCGCCAGCGCGTCGCCCTGGCCCGCGCGCTCGCCGCCAACCCCGGCATCCTGCTCCTGGACGAGCCCATGGCCGCCCTCGACAAGCAGCTGCGCGAACAGATGCAGGTGGAGATCACCCGCATCCAGCGGAAGGTCGGCATCACCACCGTCTCGGTCACGCACGACCAGACCGAGGCGTTGACGATGTCGGACCGCGTCGCGATCATGCACGAGGGGCGCCTCGTGCAGGTCGCCACGCCCGAAGACCTCTACCGCCGGCCCGTCAACGCGTACGTTGCGAGCTTCCTCGGCGAGGCGAACCTCCTGCCCGTCTCCGACGGCGCGCTCGTCGACGACACCGCCGGCCTGATCGTGGATGCCACCGCGGTGCTGCGCCCGGAGGACATGAGCGTCGTCGCGCCCGACGAGACCACCCCGGTCTGGTCGGTCGAGGGGACGGTGCGGCTCGTGAGCTTCCAGGGCTCGCGCTACCGCCTCGAGCTCGTGACCCCGTACGGGCGCAAGGTCGTCGCCTCCCTCTCTCCGTCGACCGACCTGTCGGCGCTCGCCGTGGGGGAGCGCGTGCGCCTGGCGTGCCGCACCCCCGAGCGCGTCCACCTCATCGAAGCCGTCGCGACGGCCGCGATCCCCGTCCCGGTCTGA
- a CDS encoding ABC transporter permease produces MSSATLATRMPRARSAGGLRGGISRAEVRWLVWPPLAFFAIALGVPMIALVAMSFEGGGSAYPEAFAVPAFLGSLGRTVVIAVVTMVLTMILGAAYALAIVTSPAWLRVALLAALLLSLWTSVMVRSFGWVLLELPKGAIHWFLGVIGLGDQPVEIYQTVAGMYPAMIAVMLPFAVLPVMSSLQSIDKEQLNAATIFGAGPLLTFRTVTWPHIVPSVISGGVLVFVMSLGFYVTPLLLGGPANMTVSGVINAQMSKADRPDLAAAMSILLVGGTMLIYLVADRLFKVSEKWG; encoded by the coding sequence GTGAGCAGTGCGACCTTAGCCACGAGGATGCCGCGGGCGCGGTCCGCCGGCGGACTCCGCGGCGGGATCAGCCGAGCCGAGGTCCGCTGGCTCGTGTGGCCGCCCCTGGCCTTCTTCGCCATCGCCCTCGGCGTCCCGATGATCGCCCTCGTCGCGATGTCGTTCGAGGGCGGCGGTTCCGCGTACCCCGAGGCGTTCGCCGTGCCGGCGTTCCTCGGCTCCCTGGGCCGCACCGTCGTGATCGCGGTGGTGACGATGGTGCTCACCATGATCCTGGGGGCCGCCTACGCGCTCGCGATCGTGACGTCGCCGGCCTGGCTCCGCGTCGCCCTCCTGGCCGCGCTCCTGCTCTCGCTGTGGACGTCGGTCATGGTGCGCTCGTTCGGGTGGGTGCTGCTGGAACTCCCGAAGGGGGCGATCCACTGGTTCCTGGGCGTCATCGGTCTCGGAGACCAGCCCGTGGAGATCTACCAGACCGTCGCCGGCATGTACCCCGCGATGATCGCGGTCATGCTCCCGTTCGCGGTCCTGCCCGTGATGAGCTCCCTCCAGTCGATCGACAAGGAGCAGCTCAACGCCGCCACGATCTTCGGCGCCGGTCCGCTCCTCACCTTCCGCACGGTGACCTGGCCGCACATCGTTCCCTCGGTCATCAGCGGCGGCGTCCTGGTCTTCGTGATGTCGCTCGGCTTCTACGTGACGCCGCTGCTGCTCGGCGGCCCCGCCAACATGACGGTCTCCGGCGTCATCAACGCGCAGATGAGCAAGGCCGACCGCCCCGATCTGGCGGCGGCCATGAGCATCCTGCTGGTCGGGGGGACGATGCTCATCTACCTCGTCGCCGACCGCCTGTTCAAGGTGAGCGAGAAGTGGGGCTGA
- a CDS encoding cyclase family protein, translated as MTIIDLSIPVHPDMLHWGRRPTYEMVEEISDTNPSEVSRWLIGAHTGTHVDAPSHFVPGGTTVDSLPLTHTVGPARVLDLRHVEKEITADDLIAAGAEGATRVLFKTRNSTDALTRNEKSPTWVGLGPSGAQWLVDQGVVFAANDYMTMEAPDHTVEWPTHVILCNAGVVILENANLADTEAGDYYLVCQPVPFEGREAAPAPALLLPAETANVV; from the coding sequence GTGACCATCATCGATCTGAGCATCCCCGTCCACCCCGACATGCTGCACTGGGGTCGCCGACCCACGTACGAGATGGTGGAGGAGATCTCCGACACCAACCCGAGCGAGGTGTCGCGCTGGCTCATCGGAGCGCACACCGGCACCCACGTCGACGCCCCGAGCCATTTCGTGCCCGGCGGGACGACCGTGGACTCCCTGCCCCTCACCCACACCGTCGGCCCGGCGCGGGTGCTCGACCTGCGCCACGTCGAGAAGGAGATCACCGCCGACGACCTGATCGCCGCGGGCGCCGAGGGGGCGACGCGCGTGCTGTTCAAGACGCGCAACTCCACCGATGCCCTCACGCGCAACGAGAAGAGCCCCACGTGGGTGGGGCTCGGCCCCTCCGGCGCACAGTGGCTCGTCGACCAGGGCGTCGTCTTCGCCGCGAACGACTACATGACGATGGAGGCCCCCGACCACACGGTCGAGTGGCCCACCCACGTCATCCTTTGCAACGCCGGGGTCGTCATCCTCGAGAACGCGAACCTCGCCGACACGGAAGCGGGCGACTACTACCTCGTCTGCCAGCCGGTGCCGTTCGAGGGCCGCGAGGCCGCGCCCGCCCCGGCACTGCTGCTCCCGGCCGAGACGGCGAACGTCGTCTGA
- a CDS encoding RidA family protein — protein sequence MTSPEARVRELGLEIPDYSDPPFGIRYGRMKPFHRIGSLIELAGLTPENRAGDRLHPGVVSVDVTVEEGYAAARLTAVHTLGMIRYALGSLDNVVSLSRALCFVVCPPGFEDLHLVSNGATDLFLDVFGEDAGSVGRASIGATSLSRNNCFELWLSLECAPETPAA from the coding sequence ATGACATCCCCGGAAGCACGCGTCCGCGAACTCGGCCTCGAGATCCCCGACTACAGCGACCCGCCGTTCGGCATCCGCTACGGCCGCATGAAGCCGTTCCACCGCATCGGCTCGCTCATCGAGCTCGCGGGCCTCACCCCCGAGAACCGCGCCGGGGATCGACTGCACCCGGGCGTGGTCAGCGTCGACGTGACCGTCGAAGAGGGCTACGCCGCCGCGCGCCTCACCGCCGTCCACACCCTCGGCATGATCCGCTACGCCCTCGGGTCGCTCGACAACGTGGTGAGCCTGTCGCGCGCCCTCTGCTTCGTGGTCTGCCCGCCCGGTTTCGAAGACCTGCACCTCGTCTCCAACGGCGCGACCGACCTCTTCCTGGACGTCTTCGGAGAGGATGCCGGCAGCGTCGGCCGAGCCTCGATCGGGGCGACGAGCCTGTCGCGCAACAACTGCTTCGAACTGTGGCTCAGCCTCGAGTGCGCACCGGAGACCCCCGCGGCATGA
- a CDS encoding amidohydrolase family protein, whose product MRIDTHLHLYADPAQGLHDLTAYPIVEYGEKDDVTFAGLAGTVADALATLEAEGFDYAAVLGSFELPELPHPPGGADYWPAVPPHAALRDELVAYNRWLCDVGAQHPRLLSFLAANPAVMTSAEVYAHFAEMFGDSGARGLKLHPIAIRTYPDDPGLAGAYDALEEAGAPVVFHGGPDVRGFGWADPKRIAAVAGERPGLAVIMAHLGGAAWRDVAALAEAQPTLRFDLSEIVHWIGAPLAPTAAQVVALVREVGVERVVLGSDFPWYTPGTTAAIVEELPGLSASEAAAIIGENAARLLRLG is encoded by the coding sequence ATGAGGATTGACACCCACCTGCACCTGTACGCCGATCCGGCGCAGGGCCTCCACGACCTGACCGCCTATCCCATCGTCGAGTACGGCGAGAAGGACGACGTGACGTTCGCCGGGCTCGCGGGCACCGTCGCCGACGCGCTTGCGACGCTCGAGGCCGAGGGCTTCGACTACGCCGCCGTGCTCGGGAGCTTCGAGCTGCCCGAGCTCCCGCACCCGCCCGGCGGCGCCGACTACTGGCCCGCCGTCCCGCCGCACGCCGCCCTCCGCGATGAGCTCGTCGCCTACAACCGGTGGCTGTGCGACGTGGGGGCGCAGCATCCGCGCCTGCTGTCGTTCCTCGCCGCCAACCCCGCCGTCATGACCTCCGCGGAGGTGTACGCGCACTTCGCGGAGATGTTCGGCGACTCAGGTGCCCGCGGCCTGAAGCTGCACCCCATCGCCATCCGCACGTATCCCGACGACCCGGGCCTGGCCGGCGCCTACGACGCGCTGGAGGAGGCCGGTGCGCCGGTCGTGTTCCACGGCGGCCCCGACGTCCGCGGGTTCGGCTGGGCCGACCCGAAGCGCATCGCCGCCGTGGCGGGGGAGCGGCCGGGGCTCGCCGTCATCATGGCGCACCTGGGCGGGGCGGCGTGGCGCGACGTCGCGGCGCTCGCCGAGGCGCAGCCGACGCTGCGGTTCGACCTGTCCGAGATCGTGCACTGGATCGGTGCGCCCCTGGCGCCCACGGCTGCGCAGGTCGTGGCCCTCGTACGCGAGGTCGGGGTGGAGCGCGTCGTGCTCGGGTCGGACTTCCCCTGGTACACCCCGGGCACCACGGCCGCGATCGTCGAGGAGCTGCCCGGGCTCTCGGCATCCGAAGCCGCCGCGATCATCGGCGAGAACGCCGCGCGGCTCCTGCGCCTGGGCTGA
- a CDS encoding ABC transporter substrate-binding protein, translated as MKTPNRSRRIAATVAGLAAMSLLAAGCAGATGSEPASSDGAALSGQVVWADYGGPTNESRQVAYFDSFIDETGVDVVSTSIEDAVYKSELKGEEGDYDIFQAGISDILPNLDNLAEVPADAQGSLLPENVRPYYIGGFVFGIAQGWLTSTFPDGGPQDWADFFDTTTFPGKRAWPGDPGSYDSSYEIALIADGVDPADLYPLDIPRAEKKLDSIRDSLVFYQSYPETQQLLSSGSVAIAVTVTGQFRALQNAGQDITVQWNQAFAIPSGFVSPKSAKNPDAVAALASWINDPARQAVFTTRTGYGPVNPAVFDELPDDVKSEVVNAPSHTNLLSYGEEWRAENADLLLNSYTAWLAG; from the coding sequence ATGAAGACCCCGAACCGCTCCCGGCGCATCGCCGCCACTGTCGCGGGACTCGCCGCGATGAGCCTCCTGGCCGCCGGCTGCGCCGGCGCCACCGGCTCCGAGCCCGCCTCCAGCGACGGCGCCGCCCTCAGCGGCCAGGTCGTCTGGGCCGACTACGGCGGGCCGACGAACGAGAGCCGCCAGGTCGCGTACTTCGACAGCTTCATCGACGAGACCGGTGTCGATGTCGTCTCGACGAGCATCGAGGACGCCGTCTACAAGAGCGAGCTCAAGGGCGAGGAGGGTGACTACGACATCTTCCAGGCCGGCATCTCCGACATCCTGCCCAACCTCGACAACCTCGCCGAGGTCCCCGCGGACGCCCAGGGGAGCCTCCTCCCCGAGAACGTCCGTCCGTACTACATCGGCGGCTTCGTCTTCGGCATCGCGCAGGGCTGGCTGACCTCGACGTTCCCGGACGGCGGACCCCAGGACTGGGCCGACTTCTTCGACACGACGACCTTCCCGGGCAAGCGGGCGTGGCCCGGCGACCCCGGTTCGTACGACTCCTCGTACGAGATCGCCCTCATCGCGGATGGCGTCGACCCGGCCGACCTCTACCCGCTGGACATCCCGCGCGCGGAGAAGAAGCTGGACTCGATCCGCGACAGCCTCGTCTTCTACCAGTCCTACCCCGAGACGCAGCAGCTGCTGAGCAGCGGCAGCGTGGCCATCGCCGTGACCGTCACGGGCCAGTTCCGCGCCCTGCAGAACGCCGGGCAGGACATCACCGTCCAGTGGAACCAGGCCTTCGCGATCCCCTCGGGCTTCGTCTCCCCCAAGTCGGCCAAGAACCCGGATGCCGTCGCGGCCCTCGCCTCGTGGATCAACGACCCGGCCCGCCAAGCCGTCTTCACCACGCGCACCGGCTACGGCCCCGTCAACCCCGCGGTGTTCGACGAGCTCCCCGACGACGTCAAGTCGGAGGTCGTGAACGCCCCCTCCCACACCAACCTCCTGTCGTACGGCGAGGAGTGGCGTGCCGAGAACGCGGACCTGCTGCTGAACTCCTACACGGCGTGGCTCGCGGGCTGA
- a CDS encoding RidA family protein, which translates to MAWSAEQRVKELGLVIPDYSDPPYGERYATMKAFHHLGRTLTISGITPEDRQGHKVHPGRVGETVTLEEGYAAARYAAINVLGLIRYAVGSLDEVSAFIRTLTFVCVAPDFTDVNLVTNGAADLFVEVFGDRIGRSTSAGIGVTTLSGNNVFEMVTVVETRHPAPEVDDED; encoded by the coding sequence ATGGCGTGGTCCGCGGAGCAACGCGTGAAGGAACTGGGGCTGGTCATCCCCGACTACAGCGACCCGCCCTACGGTGAGCGCTACGCCACCATGAAGGCCTTCCACCATTTGGGGCGCACGCTCACGATCAGCGGCATCACGCCCGAGGATCGCCAGGGCCACAAGGTGCACCCCGGTCGCGTCGGTGAAACCGTCACCCTCGAGGAGGGCTACGCGGCCGCCCGGTACGCCGCGATCAACGTCCTGGGCCTCATCCGGTACGCCGTGGGCTCGCTCGACGAGGTGTCCGCCTTCATCCGCACGCTGACCTTCGTCTGCGTGGCCCCGGACTTCACAGACGTGAACCTCGTCACCAACGGGGCAGCCGACCTCTTCGTCGAGGTCTTCGGCGATCGCATCGGACGCTCCACGTCCGCCGGCATCGGGGTCACCACGCTGTCGGGCAACAACGTGTTCGAGATGGTCACGGTCGTCGAGACCCGGCATCCGGCACCGGAGGTCGACGATGAGGATTGA